The Thermodesulfovibrionales bacterium region GCCCGGACTGGTCGGTGAAGAAAAAGACTACTACACCATTACCATCGATACGCAAAAGGGTGCCCTCGTCCGGGCGGGCAACCTTGTGGGTCGCGTTATCGCCCTGGATGACCGCGTCATAACCGTTGACTTCCGGAACCCCTTCGGCGGAGAGACGCTCATCTGCGATGTGAGGGTCGAAAGAATAGAAGAGAGGAAACCGATACGCAGCGAGGCTGAGAGCCACAACTGAAGTGGACCATCTCGGCCCGCGGCTCTTCTGTGTAATGCTGATGCTCATGACATTGTCCGTTCCGTCCCGGCTGTGCAGCGCCGGCGAAGGTGGAGAGATGGGTTTTGAGATCAAGGCATTCGAGATATCGGGAAACAGCCTGTTCACGCAGGAAGAACTGAAGGATGCGGTGGCTCCCTTCACCGGGCGCAAGACGGCGACAGATGTGGAGAAGGCGCGGGATGCCCTCGAAAAACTCTATCATGATGCAGGCTATCCTGCGGTCATGGTGAACATACCCGAGCAGACCATAAAGGACGGCGTTGTCAGGCTTCAGGTCATCGAAAGCAGAATCGGCAGGGTGAAGATCACGGGAAACAGATACTTTACGATGGCGAAGATCATGAGCGACCTGCCATCCCTCAGCCCTGGAAAGATCCTCTACCTGCCCGATGTGCAGGCTGAGATCAGCCGTCTGAACAGAAACCAGGATTTCAAGGTCGATCCCGTCATGACGCCGGGAAAGGAGGTCGGGACGATCGACGTGGAATTGAAGGTGGAGGACAAACTCCCTCTGCACGGGTATCTGGAGCTCAATAACAGGGCCAGCCATGACACGACCGAGTTACGGCTGAATGCCATGCTCCGCTACGACAACCTGTGGCAAAAGGAGCACTCCTTCTCTCTCCAATATCAGATGACGCCGCTGAAATCAAATGAGGTGGAAGTGATCGGCGCTTCATATGTCCTCCCTGCGCCGTGGGAGAAGGACCATCAGTTGGCCTTTTACGGCATCTATTCCGATAGCAATACAGCCTTCGGCGAGGGGTTCAGGACGATCGGGAGGGGAGAGATGGTGGGGCTTCGCTATGTCATTCCTCTGCCCCAGTATCTTCTTTACTCCCATAACATTACCATCGGCCTCGATTACAAACATTTCGACCAGGCAGAGGGCTTCGAGACGGGTGTGCAAAGCGCGCCTGTATACTATGTGCCGCTCTCATTTTCATACAGCGCGTCCCTGCCTGATGAGTGGGGAGGAGTCACCCAGTTCAGCGCGGGTCTGAACATGTCTTTTCGCCACCTAGGCTCATGGACGGAGGATAAACGATTTAACGCAAGGGCGAACTATTTTTATGCGACAGCAGGCGTCCAGCGCACCCAGAAATTGCC contains the following coding sequences:
- a CDS encoding ShlB/FhaC/HecB family hemolysin secretion/activation protein — encoded protein: MDHLGPRLFCVMLMLMTLSVPSRLCSAGEGGEMGFEIKAFEISGNSLFTQEELKDAVAPFTGRKTATDVEKARDALEKLYHDAGYPAVMVNIPEQTIKDGVVRLQVIESRIGRVKITGNRYFTMAKIMSDLPSLSPGKILYLPDVQAEISRLNRNQDFKVDPVMTPGKEVGTIDVELKVEDKLPLHGYLELNNRASHDTTELRLNAMLRYDNLWQKEHSFSLQYQMTPLKSNEVEVIGASYVLPAPWEKDHQLAFYGIYSDSNTAFGEGFRTIGRGEMVGLRYVIPLPQYLLYSHNITIGLDYKHFDQAEGFETGVQSAPVYYVPLSFSYSASLPDEWGGVTQFSAGLNMSFRHLGSWTEDKRFNARANYFYATAGVQRTQKLPWGMGLFVKIDGQIADQPLIDNEQYSAGGMESVRGYRESEALGDNALHGTVEVSFPDPLTKQEVGKWFQMTPFLFYDAAKLRVKDALPGQESNIFLDGTGAGMRGSIAKYLEYEVDWAVTLNATAQTKRYGQKGYFKIRAVF